A genomic segment from uncultured Desulfuromonas sp. encodes:
- a CDS encoding GspJ family type II secretion system protein produces MTRSCSTDRSAGFTLIEVLVAIMLLSLVMTTVYGVFSALSTTQKRLQGDSEAYHQARVIFDRLAREIRTCYLDTGNSRSTFSSGIDSLGQPYLEFASTSVLTTGHTPGGVSHVRYALETDLGQSVGTLYRSAQPLYMTDEVARRQRMSNQITRISWRFYDGNDWQDEWDSSITRTLPQTVEMQIVVHSATGQDVELMTAFDLTMPKVER; encoded by the coding sequence TTGACTCGTTCCTGTTCAACTGACAGATCCGCCGGTTTTACACTGATCGAAGTGCTGGTGGCGATCATGTTGCTCAGCCTGGTCATGACCACTGTTTATGGTGTCTTCTCGGCGTTGAGTACCACCCAGAAACGGTTGCAGGGTGATTCGGAAGCCTACCACCAGGCCCGCGTGATTTTTGACCGCCTTGCCCGGGAAATCCGCACCTGCTACCTGGACACCGGCAACAGTCGTTCGACCTTCAGCAGCGGCATAGACAGCCTCGGCCAGCCGTATCTGGAGTTTGCCTCCACCTCGGTTTTGACGACGGGCCATACGCCCGGCGGCGTCAGCCACGTCCGCTATGCGTTGGAGACCGATCTGGGTCAAAGCGTCGGTACGCTCTACCGCAGTGCCCAGCCCTTGTATATGACTGACGAGGTGGCACGGCGGCAACGGATGAGTAACCAGATTACACGCATTAGCTGGCGGTTCTATGACGGCAACGATTGGCAGGATGAATGGGACAGCAGCATAACACGCACCCTGCCACAGACCGTGGAGATGCAGATTGTCGTCCACAGCGCTACCGGCCAGGATGTCGAACTGATGACAGCCTTTGACCTGACCATGCCCAAGGTGGAACGATGA
- a CDS encoding prepilin-type N-terminal cleavage/methylation domain-containing protein: protein MNSTMPTACEGTPLSDRKGFTLLEVMIALVIVGTALIACLTLANRSVFSNEEVQRITTATMLAQHKMSELETESRLGELNTSDEKGQWDAPYQQYRWEVVYSATPVSGVQQVTVSVLWGDEARNEEVTLDSFLFN, encoded by the coding sequence ATGAATTCGACCATGCCGACAGCTTGTGAAGGCACTCCCCTGTCAGATCGGAAGGGCTTCACCCTGCTTGAGGTGATGATTGCGCTGGTGATTGTCGGTACGGCGCTGATTGCCTGTCTGACACTGGCAAATCGCAGTGTTTTCAGCAACGAAGAGGTACAGCGCATCACCACGGCAACCATGCTCGCACAGCACAAAATGAGCGAACTGGAGACAGAATCACGTCTTGGCGAGCTGAACACCTCAGACGAGAAAGGACAATGGGACGCCCCCTATCAGCAGTATCGCTGGGAGGTGGTCTACAGTGCCACGCCGGTTTCAGGCGTACAACAGGTCACGGTTTCCGTGCTGTGGGGAGATGAAGCACGCAACGAAGAGGTCACACTTGACTCGTTCCTGTTCAACTGA
- a CDS encoding prepilin-type N-terminal cleavage/methylation domain-containing protein, whose amino-acid sequence MPTLKVGRLNNSRGFTLVELSIVLALISLFTVLSIPLFGSVAENNLNHSARRLAGIVKYLFNETALTATQHRLVFNLDDNLCTVEQLSDLGEWQTPEGRVKHYRLPSNIAIKDIWVDERGKTTTGTVTITFHTQGWLPQTTIHLRETGRDNGAELSIHLLSFTGTAEIEEGYHEFDHADSL is encoded by the coding sequence ATGCCGACGTTAAAAGTTGGGAGATTGAATAACTCCCGCGGTTTTACACTGGTTGAATTGAGCATTGTTCTGGCTCTGATCAGCCTGTTTACCGTGCTGTCGATTCCCCTGTTTGGATCCGTGGCGGAGAATAATCTCAACCACAGTGCCAGGCGTCTGGCCGGCATCGTCAAATACCTGTTTAACGAAACGGCCTTGACGGCGACACAGCACCGACTGGTGTTCAACCTTGACGACAACCTGTGCACCGTGGAGCAGCTTTCGGACCTGGGTGAATGGCAAACCCCGGAAGGCCGGGTGAAACACTACCGTCTACCGTCCAACATCGCGATCAAGGATATCTGGGTAGACGAGCGCGGCAAAACAACGACCGGCACCGTCACCATCACCTTCCACACTCAGGGATGGCTGCCGCAGACCACGATCCACCTGCGGGAAACAGGCCGTGACAACGGTGCCGAGTTGAGTATCCACCTGTTGTCGTTTACCGGCACGGCTGAAATTGAAGAAGGCTACCATGAATTCGACCATGCCGACAGCTTGTGA
- the gspG gene encoding type II secretion system major pseudopilin GspG — translation MKRNTVTHHDQRGFTLIEIMVVVVILGILAGVVVPKLLDRPEEARRTKAEVQIKGIESALALYKLDNGIFPSTEQGLIALVQKPESGRIPIKYREGGYMDKIPSDPWGGTYIYLCPGLNGDYDLLSYGADGEPGGEGSDADVKSWEIE, via the coding sequence ATGAAAAGAAACACTGTCACCCACCACGACCAGCGTGGTTTTACCTTGATTGAAATTATGGTTGTCGTTGTCATTCTCGGCATCCTTGCCGGTGTTGTTGTTCCCAAACTGCTGGATCGCCCGGAAGAAGCGCGACGCACCAAGGCAGAAGTGCAAATCAAGGGCATTGAATCGGCCCTGGCGCTGTACAAGCTGGATAACGGCATCTTTCCTTCCACCGAGCAGGGGCTGATCGCGCTGGTGCAGAAACCGGAATCGGGACGTATCCCCATCAAGTATCGCGAGGGCGGCTATATGGATAAAATCCCCAGCGATCCATGGGGCGGCACCTATATCTATCTGTGTCCGGGTCTTAACGGTGATTACGATCTGTTGTCCTACGGCGCCGACGGCGAACCGGGAGGGGAAGGCAGTGATGCCGACGTTAAAAGTTGGGAGATTGAATAA
- the gspF gene encoding type II secretion system inner membrane protein GspF yields the protein MALFDYTGFNQRGKSSKGSLEASSKRSALEKLRDQGIYVSTLEEQQKAVSKQRWSLPRRSKLPVNDLATTTRLLATLLQAGVPLDEALQSVVEQVENPAQARLYTQVREEVRQGSSLFQALAIQGRAFPDLYQRMVEVGENSGTLDQVLLRLADFLEEQARLRSRTVSALAYPVLMAIVGVGVLLFLLSYVVPKITRMLTDLGQALPLPTRVLITTTDLISTYGWLVALVVFGGGFALLRYRKSEAGRLRLDGWTLKLPLIGRIQREIATARFSRTLGTLLDSGVPLLKALEISCGLLSNKVLRTAVEQTTLEVREGASLADPLKRSGVFPPLLAQMTAVGERSGTLEEMLVKVADSQDRQVEITLAGLLSLLEPLMILAMGGIIGFIVLAVLLPIFQASEGLH from the coding sequence GTGGCGCTTTTCGACTACACCGGATTCAACCAACGGGGGAAAAGCAGCAAAGGCAGTCTTGAAGCCAGCAGCAAACGCTCCGCCCTGGAAAAACTGCGCGATCAGGGGATCTATGTCAGTACCCTGGAAGAGCAGCAGAAGGCCGTCAGCAAACAGCGCTGGTCACTGCCACGCCGTTCAAAACTGCCGGTCAACGATCTGGCCACCACCACCCGCCTTCTGGCGACCCTGCTTCAGGCGGGTGTACCGCTGGATGAAGCATTGCAATCCGTGGTGGAACAGGTCGAAAATCCCGCCCAGGCCCGCCTGTACACGCAAGTTCGTGAAGAGGTCCGCCAGGGAAGTTCTTTGTTTCAGGCTCTGGCCATTCAGGGCCGTGCGTTCCCGGACCTTTACCAGCGTATGGTAGAAGTGGGGGAAAACAGTGGCACCCTCGATCAGGTTTTGTTGCGGCTGGCCGACTTTCTCGAGGAGCAGGCGCGATTACGCTCACGCACGGTCTCCGCTCTGGCCTATCCGGTCTTGATGGCCATTGTCGGAGTCGGCGTCCTGCTGTTTCTGCTCAGCTATGTGGTCCCTAAAATCACCCGTATGCTCACCGATCTTGGTCAGGCCCTGCCGTTACCGACTCGTGTGCTGATTACCACTACAGATCTGATTTCCACCTATGGCTGGTTAGTGGCATTAGTCGTCTTTGGCGGTGGCTTTGCTCTGCTGCGTTATCGCAAAAGTGAGGCGGGGCGACTCAGACTGGATGGCTGGACATTAAAACTGCCACTGATCGGTCGCATTCAACGCGAAATCGCCACAGCGCGCTTCAGCCGAACATTGGGCACCTTGCTGGACAGTGGCGTTCCGCTGCTTAAGGCTCTGGAGATCAGCTGCGGGCTGCTGAGCAACAAGGTCCTGCGCACGGCGGTGGAACAAACCACCCTCGAAGTGCGCGAAGGGGCCAGCCTTGCCGACCCGCTTAAACGCTCCGGTGTCTTCCCGCCGTTGCTGGCACAGATGACGGCTGTTGGCGAGCGTAGCGGCACTCTGGAAGAGATGCTGGTTAAAGTGGCCGACAGCCAGGACCGCCAAGTGGAAATTACTCTGGCAGGGCTGCTGTCACTGCTGGAACCTCTGATGATCCTGGCCATGGGCGGCATCATCGGTTTCATTGTCCTGGCGGTGCTGCTGCCGATTTTCCAGGCCAGCGAGGGGCTCCATTAG
- the gspE gene encoding type II secretion system ATPase GspE: MAVAPLLGEILQQRFGLSDDALNAALEHQQESHQRIGELLVQQQAVTAQQVSQALAEQLGLEHHDTLPEVISSEELLSLIPLAYARQHVVIPFSRDERQLKLLMADPFDRNAINDLATLAGVRVEPCLAAKEEITALINRSYETHAGAAHDMVSDIGDSDDDFVRNLEPADLLDSNDEAPIIRFVNSLITQAYKERASDIHIEPFETELVVRYRIDGLLYEVLRPPFRATASIISRLKIMAGLNIAEKRLPQDGRFRVRIAAKDVDVRVSSLPTAFGERIVLRLLDKSTSVLSLEDIGMEAELLGQLQKQITKPHGVFLVTGPTGSGKTTTLYAALSRLNDREKNIITVEDPIEYQLAGVGQIQVNAKIDLTFANGLRSILRQDPDIIMVGEIRDHETAEIAVQSALTGHMVFSTLHTNDAAGGLTRLVEMGIEPFLAASSIVGILAQRLVRTICPHCREAYQPEASILSQIGLDPGASHTFYRGRGCDKCMNIGYRGRSGIYELLTMSEAIRAQLLANIDSASIRQTAIGQGMVPLRQAGLEKARQGVTTLEEVIRVTQEEA; the protein is encoded by the coding sequence ATGGCTGTAGCGCCCCTTCTTGGAGAGATCCTGCAACAGCGCTTCGGACTGAGTGATGACGCTCTCAATGCCGCACTGGAACACCAGCAGGAAAGCCATCAACGCATTGGTGAACTGCTCGTTCAACAACAGGCCGTGACAGCACAGCAAGTCAGCCAGGCCCTGGCAGAACAATTGGGATTGGAACACCATGACACGCTGCCCGAGGTGATCAGCTCTGAGGAACTGCTCAGCCTGATTCCACTGGCCTATGCGCGTCAGCATGTGGTCATCCCTTTCTCGCGCGACGAGCGGCAGTTGAAACTGCTCATGGCTGACCCTTTCGACCGCAACGCCATCAATGACCTGGCCACCCTGGCCGGAGTTCGTGTCGAGCCCTGCCTGGCGGCGAAAGAAGAGATCACCGCGCTGATCAACCGCAGTTATGAAACCCACGCCGGTGCCGCCCACGACATGGTCAGCGATATCGGCGACAGCGATGACGATTTTGTCCGTAATCTTGAACCGGCAGACCTGCTCGACAGCAACGATGAAGCACCGATTATCCGCTTCGTCAACAGCCTGATCACCCAGGCGTATAAAGAACGCGCCAGTGATATTCATATCGAGCCGTTCGAGACCGAACTGGTGGTGCGTTACCGGATCGACGGTCTGCTCTATGAAGTCCTGCGTCCGCCGTTTCGCGCCACCGCCAGCATCATCTCACGCCTGAAGATCATGGCCGGGCTCAATATCGCCGAAAAACGTCTTCCTCAGGATGGTCGCTTCCGGGTACGCATCGCGGCCAAGGATGTCGATGTGCGTGTTTCTTCCCTGCCCACTGCCTTTGGCGAACGGATCGTCCTGCGCTTGCTCGACAAAAGCACCAGTGTGCTGTCGCTTGAAGACATCGGCATGGAAGCGGAGCTGCTGGGACAACTGCAAAAACAGATCACCAAACCGCATGGTGTCTTTCTGGTCACCGGCCCGACCGGTAGTGGTAAAACCACCACGCTTTATGCCGCGCTGAGCCGTCTCAATGACCGGGAAAAGAACATCATCACTGTTGAAGATCCTATCGAGTATCAACTGGCCGGTGTCGGACAAATTCAGGTCAATGCCAAAATCGACCTGACCTTTGCCAATGGCCTGCGCTCCATTCTGCGCCAAGACCCGGACATCATCATGGTCGGTGAAATTCGCGACCATGAAACCGCGGAAATTGCCGTGCAATCGGCACTGACCGGACACATGGTGTTTTCTACCCTGCACACCAATGACGCCGCCGGTGGTCTGACCCGCCTGGTGGAGATGGGTATTGAACCGTTTCTGGCCGCATCATCGATTGTCGGCATTCTTGCCCAACGTTTGGTGCGTACCATCTGTCCCCACTGCCGCGAAGCCTATCAGCCGGAAGCCAGCATCCTTTCTCAAATCGGCCTTGATCCCGGAGCCTCGCACACCTTTTACCGTGGACGTGGCTGCGACAAATGCATGAACATCGGCTACCGTGGCCGCAGCGGCATTTACGAATTACTCACCATGAGCGAAGCGATCCGCGCCCAATTGCTGGCCAACATTGATTCCGCGTCGATCCGCCAGACCGCCATCGGTCAAGGCATGGTGCCATTGCGTCAGGCCGGACTGGAGAAAGCCCGCCAGGGTGTCACCACCCTTGAAGAAGTGATCCGGGTTACCCAGGAGGAGGCATAA
- the gspD gene encoding type II secretion system secretin GspD yields the protein MLIRKFTSAVVFLLLSSMLLTGPLTATSQAQTDGVGITLDFKDIELTDLIRTISELTGKNFVYDDTIRGKATIISSQQMSVNEAYQLFLTVLNVKGYTVVPSGKTNKIVPIKTAKESNLPTLTSSLAQDQFVTRMIALKHINAADIAESILSPLMPKTSNVVVYEPSNMLIISDSASNIKRLTTIISQLDVPGALQDMQVIPLQFADAKETATICNDILTNGTNKNTARRRATKNVTTSTTDATSKVIAYERTNRLVVMATSDDMATILNLVAELDKEPTQQHARINLYYLENADAEELSITLNEILTGIKKPAASAAAAANKGTTPAAAIQTSVTVSADKPTNALIINATAEDYVVIKDIIRQLDIRRKQVYVEALIMELSMDATQKLGLGLQGGFEVGDEGVIGVSTNMEQAVSADLLTNSVQGILAGGFSKLISYTDKNGDVISIPAFSALLQLSKTDGDVNILSAPRLLTSDNEEAEIIVGRNVPIITKSTDDGDSNDTTVSVERKDVALTLRFTPQISEGDLVRLNIYQESTDIDSTDNSATIGNVNEVGPTFTTRKLSNTVLARSGQTVVLGGLISTNTQESITKVPLLGDIPLLGWLFKSKTAEETKTNLLVFITPTIIDKMEELSAITNVNRETFDRIKNERDGDDDKTEQN from the coding sequence GAGTTCCATGCTACTGACCGGACCGTTGACGGCCACCAGTCAGGCGCAAACTGACGGAGTCGGCATAACCCTCGACTTCAAAGATATCGAACTCACGGACCTGATTCGCACCATCAGCGAACTGACCGGAAAAAACTTTGTCTACGACGACACCATTCGTGGCAAAGCGACAATCATCTCCTCACAGCAGATGTCGGTCAATGAGGCGTATCAGCTCTTTCTCACCGTCCTCAACGTCAAAGGCTATACCGTTGTCCCTTCGGGCAAAACCAACAAGATTGTGCCGATCAAAACTGCCAAGGAGAGCAATCTGCCCACCTTGACGAGCAGTCTGGCTCAGGATCAATTCGTCACCCGCATGATTGCCCTGAAGCACATCAACGCCGCCGACATTGCAGAATCGATTCTCAGCCCACTGATGCCGAAGACCAGCAATGTTGTGGTCTATGAGCCTTCCAACATGCTGATCATCTCCGACAGTGCGTCCAACATCAAGCGCCTGACCACGATCATCAGCCAACTGGATGTGCCTGGGGCGTTGCAGGACATGCAAGTCATCCCCCTGCAATTTGCCGACGCTAAAGAGACCGCCACGATCTGTAATGATATTTTGACCAACGGCACCAATAAAAATACAGCACGCCGCCGGGCGACCAAAAATGTCACAACCAGCACCACGGATGCCACCAGCAAAGTGATCGCCTACGAGCGCACCAATCGTCTGGTAGTGATGGCCACCTCCGACGATATGGCAACAATTCTCAATCTGGTGGCCGAGCTGGATAAAGAACCCACTCAGCAGCATGCCCGGATCAACCTCTACTATTTAGAAAATGCCGACGCTGAAGAGCTGAGCATCACCCTCAATGAGATCCTCACCGGCATCAAGAAACCGGCGGCATCGGCAGCGGCAGCAGCCAACAAAGGCACAACCCCAGCGGCAGCGATTCAGACCAGCGTGACCGTTTCAGCGGATAAGCCGACCAATGCCTTGATTATCAATGCCACCGCAGAAGATTATGTGGTCATCAAGGACATCATCCGTCAACTCGACATTCGCCGCAAACAGGTCTACGTCGAGGCGCTGATTATGGAACTCTCCATGGATGCCACCCAGAAACTCGGTCTTGGTCTGCAAGGCGGCTTCGAGGTTGGTGATGAGGGGGTTATTGGTGTCAGCACCAACATGGAACAGGCAGTGAGCGCCGACCTGTTGACCAATTCCGTTCAGGGCATTCTTGCCGGCGGCTTCAGTAAGCTGATCAGTTACACCGATAAAAACGGCGATGTCATCAGCATCCCGGCATTTTCAGCCCTGTTGCAGCTGTCCAAAACCGATGGTGACGTCAACATCCTGTCGGCACCACGCCTGCTCACATCAGACAATGAAGAGGCGGAAATTATTGTCGGCCGCAATGTGCCGATCATCACCAAAAGCACCGATGACGGTGACAGCAATGACACTACGGTTTCCGTTGAACGTAAGGATGTGGCCCTGACCCTGCGTTTCACGCCGCAGATCAGCGAAGGTGATCTGGTGCGGCTTAACATTTATCAGGAATCCACTGACATCGACAGCACTGACAATTCAGCCACCATCGGCAACGTCAATGAAGTGGGTCCGACCTTCACCACCCGCAAGTTGTCCAATACGGTTCTCGCCCGCAGCGGCCAAACCGTCGTTCTGGGTGGCCTGATCTCCACCAACACCCAGGAATCCATTACCAAGGTTCCGCTGCTCGGTGATATTCCGTTACTGGGCTGGCTGTTTAAATCGAAAACCGCAGAAGAGACCAAAACCAATCTGCTGGTGTTCATCACGCCGACCATCATTGACAAAATGGAGGAACTGTCCGCCATCACCAACGTCAACCGCGAGACATTTGACCGCATCAAAAATGAACGGGATGGCGACGACGATAAAACGGAGCAGAACTGA